From the genome of Drosophila melanogaster chromosome 2L, one region includes:
- the b gene encoding black, isoform C, whose translation MLANAANNNNNNNNNITSTKDDLSSFVASHPAAEFEGFIRACVDEIIKLAVFQGTNRSSKVVEWHEPAELRQLFDFQLREQGESQDKLRELLRETIRFSVKTGHPYFINQLYSGVDPYALVGQWLTDALNPSVYTYEVAPLFTLMEEQVLAEMRRIVGFPNGGQGDGIFCPGGSIANGYAISCARYRHSPESKKNGLFNAKPLIIFTSEDAHYSVEKLAMFMGFGSDHVRKIATNEVGKMRLSDLEKQVKLCLENGWQPLMVSATAGTTVLGAFDDLAGISEVCKKYNMWMHVDAAWGGGALMSKKYRHLLNGIERADSVTWNPHKLLAASQQCSTFLTRHQQVLAQCHSTNATYLFQKDKFYDTSFDTGDKHIQCGRRADVFKFWFMWKAKGTQGLEAHVEKVFRMAEFFTAKVRERPGFELVLESPECTNISFWYVPPGLREMERNREFYDRLHKVAPKVKEGMIKKGSMMITYQPLRQLPNFFRLVLQNSCLEESDMVYFLDEIESLAQNL comes from the exons ATGTTGGCCAACGCCgccaacaataataataataataataacaacatcACGAGCACCAAGGATGATCTATCCAGCTTTGTGGCCAGCCATCCGGCGGCAGAGTTCGAGGGCTTCATCCGCGCTTGCGTCGACGAGATCATCAAGCTGGCCGTCTTCCAGGGCACCAATCGCTCCTCGAAGGTCGTCGAGTGGCACGAGCCAGCTGAGCTGCGACAGCTCTTTGACTTCCAGCTGCGGGAGCAGGGCGAATCGCAGGACAAGCTGCGCGAGCTGCTGCGGGAAACGATTCGATTCTCCGTGAAGACAGGACATCCGTACTTCATCAATCAGTTGTACTCGGGTGTGGATCCATACGCGCTGGTAGGTCAATGGCTCACCGATGCCCTCAATCCCAGCGTGTACACGTACGAGGTGGCTCCACTCTTTACGCTGATGGAGGAGCAGGTGTTGGCCGAGATGCGACGCATTGTGGGCTTCCCCAATGGCGGCCAGGGTGATGGCATCTTCTGTCCCGGCGGCTCGATAGCCAACGGTTATGCAATCAGCTGCGCCCGCTACAGACACTCGCCCGAGTCCAAG AAAAACGGACTCTTTAATGCCAAGCCGCTGATTATCTTCACCTCGGAGGACGCGCACTACTCCGTGGAGAAGCTGGCCATGTTCATGGGCTTCGGCAGCGATCATGTGCGCAAGATAGCCACCAACGAGGTGGGCAAGATGCGGCTGAGCGACCTGGAGAAACAGGTGAAGCTGTGCCTGGAGAACGGCTGGCAGCCGCTGATGGTATCGGCCACAGCGGGTACCACTGTGCTGGGCGCCTTCGATGATCTGGCTGGAATCTCGGAGGTGTGCAAGAAGTACAACATGTGGATGCACGTGGATGCGGCTTGGGGTGGCGGTGCGCTCATGTCCAAGAAGTATCGCCATCTGCTCAATGGCATCGAACG GGCTGATTCGGTCACTTGGAATCCACACAAGCTGCTGGCTGCCTCGCAACAGTGTTCCACCTTCCTGACGCGTCACCAGCAGGTGCTGGCCCAGTGCCATTCGACCAATGCGACATACTTGTTCCAGAAGGACAAGTTCTATGACACATCCTTCGACACCGGCGACAAGCACATCCAGTGCGGCCGACGAGCGGATGTCTTCAAGTTCTGGTTCATGTGGAAGGCGAAGGGCACCCAGGGTCTGGAGGCGCATGTCGAGAAGGTCTTCCGCATGGCCGAGTTCTTCACGGCCAAGGTGAGGGAGCGTCCTGGATTCGAGCTCGTCCTCGAGAGTCCCGAGTGCACCAACATTAGCTTCTGGTATGTGCCGCCCGGTCTGCGGGAAATGGAGCGCAATCGCGAGTTCTACGACCGTCTGCATAAGGTGGCGCCGAAGGTCAAGGAGGGCATGATCAAGAAGGGCTCCATGATGATCACGTACCAGCCGTTGCGCCAGCTGCCCAACTTCTTTCGCCTGGTGCTGCAGAACTCCTGCCTGGAGGAGTCGGACATGGTCTACTTTCTGGACGAGATCGAATCGCTCGCCCAAAACTTGTAA
- the b gene encoding black, isoform B, which produces MLASENFPTHHFKESIFKPYSTTSGDDLASVSPLTATAALVASTSSPADSTSTVAFEQASKMLANAANNNNNNNNNITSTKDDLSSFVASHPAAEFEGFIRACVDEIIKLAVFQGTNRSSKVVEWHEPAELRQLFDFQLREQGESQDKLRELLRETIRFSVKTGHPYFINQLYSGVDPYALVGQWLTDALNPSVYTYEVAPLFTLMEEQVLAEMRRIVGFPNGGQGDGIFCPGGSIANGYAISCARYRHSPESKKNGLFNAKPLIIFTSEDAHYSVEKLAMFMGFGSDHVRKIATNEVGKMRLSDLEKQVKLCLENGWQPLMVSATAGTTVLGAFDDLAGISEVCKKYNMWMHVDAAWGGGALMSKKYRHLLNGIERADSVTWNPHKLLAASQQCSTFLTRHQQVLAQCHSTNATYLFQKDKFYDTSFDTGDKHIQCGRRADVFKFWFMWKAKGTQGLEAHVEKVFRMAEFFTAKVRERPGFELVLESPECTNISFWYVPPGLREMERNREFYDRLHKVAPKVKEGMIKKGSMMITYQPLRQLPNFFRLVLQNSCLEESDMVYFLDEIESLAQNL; this is translated from the exons ATGCTGGCCAGCGAGAACTTTCCCACACATCACTTCAAGGAATCTATATTTAAGCCGTACAGTACGACGAGTGGCGATGATTTGGCAAGCGTTAGCCCATTGACAGCGACGGCAGCGTTGGTGGCGTCCACGTCGTCACCGGCTGATTCCACCTCCACAGTTGCATTCGAGCAGGCCAGCAAAATGTTGGCCAACGCCgccaacaataataataataataataacaacatcACGAGCACCAAGGATGATCTATCCAGCTTTGTGGCCAGCCATCCGGCGGCAGAGTTCGAGGGCTTCATCCGCGCTTGCGTCGACGAGATCATCAAGCTGGCCGTCTTCCAGGGCACCAATCGCTCCTCGAAGGTCGTCGAGTGGCACGAGCCAGCTGAGCTGCGACAGCTCTTTGACTTCCAGCTGCGGGAGCAGGGCGAATCGCAGGACAAGCTGCGCGAGCTGCTGCGGGAAACGATTCGATTCTCCGTGAAGACAGGACATCCGTACTTCATCAATCAGTTGTACTCGGGTGTGGATCCATACGCGCTGGTAGGTCAATGGCTCACCGATGCCCTCAATCCCAGCGTGTACACGTACGAGGTGGCTCCACTCTTTACGCTGATGGAGGAGCAGGTGTTGGCCGAGATGCGACGCATTGTGGGCTTCCCCAATGGCGGCCAGGGTGATGGCATCTTCTGTCCCGGCGGCTCGATAGCCAACGGTTATGCAATCAGCTGCGCCCGCTACAGACACTCGCCCGAGTCCAAG AAAAACGGACTCTTTAATGCCAAGCCGCTGATTATCTTCACCTCGGAGGACGCGCACTACTCCGTGGAGAAGCTGGCCATGTTCATGGGCTTCGGCAGCGATCATGTGCGCAAGATAGCCACCAACGAGGTGGGCAAGATGCGGCTGAGCGACCTGGAGAAACAGGTGAAGCTGTGCCTGGAGAACGGCTGGCAGCCGCTGATGGTATCGGCCACAGCGGGTACCACTGTGCTGGGCGCCTTCGATGATCTGGCTGGAATCTCGGAGGTGTGCAAGAAGTACAACATGTGGATGCACGTGGATGCGGCTTGGGGTGGCGGTGCGCTCATGTCCAAGAAGTATCGCCATCTGCTCAATGGCATCGAACG GGCTGATTCGGTCACTTGGAATCCACACAAGCTGCTGGCTGCCTCGCAACAGTGTTCCACCTTCCTGACGCGTCACCAGCAGGTGCTGGCCCAGTGCCATTCGACCAATGCGACATACTTGTTCCAGAAGGACAAGTTCTATGACACATCCTTCGACACCGGCGACAAGCACATCCAGTGCGGCCGACGAGCGGATGTCTTCAAGTTCTGGTTCATGTGGAAGGCGAAGGGCACCCAGGGTCTGGAGGCGCATGTCGAGAAGGTCTTCCGCATGGCCGAGTTCTTCACGGCCAAGGTGAGGGAGCGTCCTGGATTCGAGCTCGTCCTCGAGAGTCCCGAGTGCACCAACATTAGCTTCTGGTATGTGCCGCCCGGTCTGCGGGAAATGGAGCGCAATCGCGAGTTCTACGACCGTCTGCATAAGGTGGCGCCGAAGGTCAAGGAGGGCATGATCAAGAAGGGCTCCATGATGATCACGTACCAGCCGTTGCGCCAGCTGCCCAACTTCTTTCGCCTGGTGCTGCAGAACTCCTGCCTGGAGGAGTCGGACATGGTCTACTTTCTGGACGAGATCGAATCGCTCGCCCAAAACTTGTAA
- the CG16888 gene encoding uncharacterized protein → MSAYRLSCIGNAEWGPHTSNRSSSLFNSEAIEQLRDKWTHFFFNLPKAPLELQLAKARANRALELVRSKEKAALERTESSPRSKCRPLTALHNSPRTTNRMKLIMETRVRPAIVKKSKSEYNLCPSCGLVKDSILNHQHAEQRLKKLLAQHPSLLPKRQHRRSNYLRML, encoded by the coding sequence ATGTCCGCTTATAGATTGAGTTGCATCGGGAACGCGGAATGGGGACCCCATACCTCCAATCGTTCCAGCTCACTATTCAACTCGGAGGCCATCGAACAGTTGCGCGATAAGTGGACCCACTTCTTTTTTAACCTGCCAAAGGCGCCTCTCGAATTGCAGCTGGCCAAAGCCCGAGCGAATCGTGCACTCGAGCTGGTCAGGAGCAAGGAGAAGGCTGCTTTGGAACGGACCGAATCCTCGCCAAGAAGTAAGTGCCGTCCACTCACTGCTCTGCACAACTCGCCGCGTACCACGAATCGAATGAAGCTGATCATGGAGACTCGCGTGCGTCCAGCGATCGTCAAAAAGTCAAAGTCGGAGTACAATCTATGTCCCAGTTGTGGGCTTGTCAAGGACTCGATTCTCAATCACCAGCACGCCGAGCAGCGACTGAAGAAGCTACTGGCACAGCATCCCAGTTTGCTGCCAAAACGACAGCATAGAAGGTCAAACTATTTGCGTATGCTATAA
- the CG16865 gene encoding uncharacterized protein, isoform B — protein MPKVVSRSIVCSDTKDQEEYNEEKPLNIYYCLCNKMALILDCTLEQLPLREVDNARVINANDHANKLTHNPTPRMVYIKRKSRGNGIEKQYRYKCRSCSLPLYYRHSPDSHVTFVMSNALIRNKGESPLTQLLNSEIKGSFKAPAAKPATSAGPDDSGIVDASGKKVVVTRHTKNMGKFSSVTVSTIDEEEDEIEAREIADSYANNARIIEKQLQRKGGKLSDVGIKTKTEDAPPPQKKQRGTLLER, from the exons ATGCCCAAAGTAGTGTCGCGCAGTATCGTCTGCTCCGATACCAAGGATCAGGAGGAGTACAACGAGGAAAAGCCGCTAAACATTTACTACTGTCTGTGCAACAAGATGGCTCTGATTCTGG ATTGCACCCTCGAACAGTTGCCGCTACGAGAGGTGGACAACGCCCGTGTGATAAACGCCAACGACCATGCCAACAAACTCACCCACAATCCCACACCGAGGATGGTCTACATCAAACGCAAGAGCAGGGGCAATGGGATCGAGAAGCAGTACCGCTACAAG TGCCGAAGCTGCAGTCTGCCGCTTTACTATCGCCACAGTCCCGACTCCCACGTAACCTTCGTCATGTCCAATGCCCTAATCCGCAACAAGGGTGAGAGTCCTCTCACACAGCTGCTGAATTCGGAGATCAAGGGCAGTTTCAAGGCACCGGCTGCCAAGCCAGCGACTTCCGCCGGTCCAGACGATTCGGGTATTGTGGATGCCAGTGGCAAGAAGGTCGTCGTCACCAGACACACGAAGAACATGGGCAAGTTCAGCTCGGTCACGGTGTCTACCatcgacgaggaggaggatgaaATCGAGGCG CGCGAGATCGCAGACAGCTATGCGAACAACGCAAGGATTATCGAGAAGCAACTGCAGCGCAAAGGCGGAAAATTGAGCGATGTGGGCATCAAAACCAAGACAGAGGACGCACCTCCGCCGCAGAAGAAGCAGCGCGGCACGCTACTGGAAAGATAG
- the Sos gene encoding Son of sevenless, whose product MFSGPSGHAHTISYGGGIGLGTGGGGGSGGSGSGSQGGGGGIGIGGGGVAGLQDCDGYDFTKCENAARWRGLFTPSLKKVLEQVHPRVTAKEDALLYVEKLCLRLLAMLCAKPLPHSVQDVEEKVNKSFPAPIDQWALNEAKEVINSKKRKSVLPTEKVHTLLQKDVLQYKIDSSVSAFLVAVLEYISADILKMAGDYVIKIAHCEITKEDIEVVMNADRVLMDMLNQSEAHILPSPLSLPAQRASATYEETVKELIHDEKQYQRDLHMIIRVFREELVKIVSDPRELEPIFSNIMDIYEVTVTLLGSLEDVIEMSQEQSAPCVGSCFEELAEAEEFDVYKKYAYDVTSQASRDALNNLLSKPGASSLTTAGHGFRDAVKYYLPKLLLVPICHAFVYFDYIKHLKDLSSSQDDIESFEQVQGLLHPLHCDLEKVMASLSKERQVPVSGRVRRQLAIERTRELQMKVEHWEDKDVGQNCNEFIREDSLSKLGSGKRIWSERKVFLFDGLMVLCKANTKKQTPSAGATAYDYRLKEKYFMRRVDINDRPDSDDLKNSFELAPRMQPPIVLTAKNAQHKHDWMADLLMVITKSMLDRHLDSILQDIERKHPLRMPSPEIYKFAVPDSGDNIVLEERESAGVPMIKGATLCKLIERLTYHIYADPTFVRTFLTTYRYFCSPQQLLQLLVERFNIPDPSLVYQDTGTAGAGGMGGVGGDKEHKNSHREDWKRYRKEYVQPVQFRVLNVLRHWVDHHFYDFEKDPMLLEKLLNFLEHVNGKSMRKWVDSVLKIVQRKNEQEKSNKKIVYAYGHDPPPIEHHLSVPNDEITLLTLHPLELARQLTLLEFEMYKNVKPSELVGSPWTKKDKEVKSPNLLKIMKHTTNVTRWIEKSITEAENYEERLAIMQRAIEVMMVMLELNNFNGILSIVAAMGTASVYRLRWTFQGLPERYRKFLEECRELSDDHLKKYQERLRSINPPCVPFFGRYLTNILHLEEGNPDLLANTELINFSKRRKVAEIIGEIQQYQNQPYCLNEESTIRQFFEQLDPFNGLSDKQMSDYLYNESLRIEPRGCKTVPKFPRKWPHIPLKSPGIKPRRQNQTNSSSKLSNSTSSVAAAAAASSTATSIATASAPSLHASSIMDAPTAAAANAGSGTLAGEQSPQHNPHAFSVFAPVIIPERNTSSWSGTPQHTRTDQNNGEVSVPAPHLPKKPGAHVWANNNSTLASASAMDVVFSPALPEHLPPQSLPDSNPFASDTEAPPSPLPKLVVSPRHETGNRSPFHGRMQNSPTHSTASTVTLTGMSTSGGEEFCAGGFYFNSAHQGQPGAVPISPHVNVPMATNMEYRAVPPPLPPRRKERTESCADMAQKRQAPDAPTLPPRDGELSPPPIPPRLNHSTGISYLRQSHGKSKEFVGNSSLLLPNTSSIMIRRNSAIEKRAAATSQPNQAAAGPISTTLVTVSQAVATDEPLPLPISPAASSSTTTSPLTPAMSPMSPNIPSHPVESTSSSYAHQLRMRQQQQQQTHPAIYSQHHQHHATHLPHHPHQHHSNPTQSRSSPKEFFPIATSLEGTPKLPPKPSLSANFYNNPDKGTMFLYPSTNEE is encoded by the exons ATGTTCTCGGGGCCCAGCGGCCATGCCCACACCATTAGCTACGGGGGCGGGATCGGTCTGGGCActggaggcggcggcggcagcggtggtAGTGGTAGTGGCTCACAGGGCGGAGGCGGTGGTATTGGCATTGGCGGCGGTGGCGTGGCTGGGCTGCAGGATTGCGATGGCTATGACTTCACCAAGTGCGAGAATGCTGCGAGATGGAGGGGCTTGTTTACGCCATCGCTAAAGAAGGTGCTGGAGCAAGTGCATCCACGGGTTACCGCCAAGGAGGACGCACTGCTGTATGTGGAGAAACTCTGTCTGCGGCTTCTGGCCATGCTGTGCGCCAAGCCGCTGCCCCATTCCGTGCAGGATGTGGAGGAGAAGGTGAACAAGTCCTTTCCAGCGCCCATCGATCAGTGGGCCCTGAACGAGGCCAAGGAGGTGATCAACTCGAAGAAACGCAAGTCTGTCCTGCCCACGGAAAAGGTGCACACGCTGCTCCAGAAGGATGTGTTGCAGTACAAGATCGATAGCTCCGTGTCCGCCTTCCTGGTGGCCGTGCTCGAGTACATCTCAGCGGACATACTCAAAATGGCCGGCGACTATGTGATCAAGATCGCCCACTGCGAGATCACCAAGGAGGACATCGAGGTGGTGATGAACGCCGATCGTGTGCTAATGGACATGCTCAACCAGAGCGAAGCCCACATCCTGCCCAGTCCCCTGTCACTTCCCGCGCAGCGTGCAAGTGCCACCTACGAGGAGACGGTCAAGGAGCTGATCCACGACGAGAAGCAGTACCAACGCGACCTGCACATGATCATACGCGTCTTTCGTGAGGAGCTGGTGAAGATCGTGTCCGATCCGCGCGAGCTGGAACCGATATTCTCCAACATAATGGACATTTACGAGGTGACGGTCACTCTGCTCGGCTCCCTGGAGGACGTCATCGAGATGTCCCAGGAGCAGAGTGCCCCCTGCGTCGGTAGCTGCTTTGAGGAACTGGCCGAGGCCGAGGAGTTCGATGTGTACAAGAAGTACGCCTACGACGTTACCTCGCAGGCCTCACGGGATGCTCTCAACAATCTCCTGTCTAAGCCAGGG GCCTCATCTCTGACCACAGCCGGCCATGGCTTCCGCGATGCGGTCAAATACTATTTGCCCAAGCTGCTTCTGGTGCCCATTTGCCATGCCTTCGTGTATTTCGACTACATCAAGCATCTCAAGGATCTCAGCTCTTCGCAGGACGACATCGAGAGCTTCGAACAGGTACAGGGACTGTTGCATCCACTCCACTGCGATCTCGAAAAGGTAATGGCCAGCCTGTCCAAGGAGCGACAAGTTCCGGTTAGCGGTCGAGTGCGCCGCCAGCTGGCAATCGAGCGGACACGGGAGCTCCAAATGAAGGTGGAGCACTGGGAGGACAAGGACGTGGGCCAGAattgcaatgaatttattcgCG AGGATTCGCTGAGCAAACTTGGATCGGGAAAACGAATCTGGAGCGAGCGCAAGGTATTCCTCTTCGACGGGCTAATGGTGCTATGCAAGGCAAACACCAAGAAACAAACACCATCGGCAGGAGCAACGGCCTACGACTACCGACTGAAGGAGAAGTATTTCATGCGACGCGTGGATATCAACGATCGACCGGACAGCGATGATCTGAAGAACAGTTTTGAGTTGGCACCCCGGATGCAGCCGCCCATTGTGCTGACCGCCAAGAATGCACAGCACAAGCACGACTGGATGGCAGACCTGCTGATGGTTATCACCAAGTCGATGCTGGACCGGCACTTGGACAGCATATTGCAAGACATCGAGCGAAAGCATCCGCTGCGGATGCCCAGTCCGGAGATTTACAAGTTCGCGGTGCCGGACAGCGGTGACAATATCGTGTTGGAGGAGCGCGAAAGCGCAGGAGTGCCGATGATCAAGGGAGCGACGCTTTGCAAGCTAATCGAGCGCCTCACCTATCACATCTACGCCGATCCGACTTTTGTGCGCACCTTCCTCACCACATATCGCTACTTCTGCTCGCCGCAGCAATTGCTGCAACTGCTGGTGGAACGCTTTAACATACCGGATCCCAGCCTGGTCTATCAAGACACGGGCACAGCAGGTGCGGGTGGAATGGGCGGCGTTGGCGGTGACAAGGAGCACAAGAACTCGCATCGCGAGGACTGGAAACGATATCGCAAGGAGTACGTGCAGCCAGTGCAGTTTCGAGTGCTCAACGTACTGCGCCATTGGGTCGACCATCATTTTTACGATTTCGAGAAGGATCCCATGTTGCTGGAGAAGCTGCTGAACTTTCTGGAGCACGTGAATGGCAAATCGATGCGCAAGTGGGTGGATTCCGTGCTTAAGATTGTTCAGAGAAAG AACGAGCAGGagaaaagcaataaaaagaTTGTATACGCCTATGGCCACGATCCGCCGCCCATTGAGCATCACCTTAGTGTACCCAACGACGAGATAACGCTCCTCACCCTGCACCCACTGGAACTGGCCCGTCAGCTCACTCTACTGGAATTCGAGATGTACAAGAATGTAAAGCCGTCTGAGTTGGTCGGATCACCCTGGACGAAAAAGGACAAGGAGGTGAAGAGCCCTAATCTACTGAAGATAATGAAGCACACCACGAACGTCACCCGCTGGATTGAAAAATCCATCACCGAAGCGGAGAACTACGAGGAACGCCTGGCTATTATGCAACGCGCAATCGAAgtgatgatggtgatgctggaattgaacaattttaatgGAATCCTCTCGATTGTCGCGGCTATGGGCACGGCATCTGTTTATCGACTGCGGTGGACATTCCAGGGATTGCCCGAACGCTACAGAAAATTCTTGGAGGAATGCCGCGAGCTCAGCGACGATCATCTCAAAAAGTATCAGGAGCGATTGCGATCCATCAATCCGCCTTGTGTGCCATTTTTCGGTCGCTACTTGACCAACATACTCCACTTGGAGGAGGGTAACCCCGACCTGCTAGCCAACACAGAGCTAATTAACTTTTCCAAACGACGGAAAGTGGCCGAGATTATTGGCGAGATTCAACAGTACCAGAACCAGCCATACTGCCTCAACgaggagtccacaatacgacAGTTCTTCGAGCAACTGGATCCGTTTAACGGACTGTCCGACAAACAGATGTCCGACTATCTCTATAACGAAAGCCTGCGCATTGAGCCAAGGGGCTGCAAGACAGTGCCGAAATTC CCTCGAAAATGGCCGCACATTCCGCTCAAATCGCCGGGCATCAAGCCGCGTCGCCAGAATCAGaccaacagcagtagcaagcTGTCGAACAGCACGTCGTCcgtggcggcggcagcggcagcatcgTCAACGGCCACCTCAATAGCTACGGCATCGGCGCCATCTTTGCACGCCTCCAGCATAATGGATgcgccaacagcagcagcagctaatGCTGGATCTGGAACTCTCGCTGGCGAGCAAAGTCCGCAGCACAATCCGCACGCTTTCTCCGTTTTCGCCCCTGTTATTATACCCGAACGGAACACCAGCAGCTGGAGTGGAACGCCACAGCACACTCGAACGGACCAGAACAACGGGGAGGTTTCGGTGCCGGCGCCACATCTCCCCAAGAAACCGGGCGCGCATGTCTGGGCTAACAACAACTCGACACTGGCCAGTGCGTCGGCAATGGATGTTGTGTTCAGTCCAGCGCTGCCGGAGCATCTGCCACCGCAGTCCCTGCCGGACAGCAATCCATTCGCATCGGACACGGAAGCTCCACCGTCGCCGCTGCCCAAGCTAGTGGTCAGTCCGCGTCACGAAACCGGCAATCGATCACCATTCCATGGGCGCATGCAGAACAGCCCAACGCATAGCACTGCCAGTACCGTGACCCTTACAGGCATGTCTACATCGGGCGGGGAGGAATTCTGCGCGGGTGGATTCTACTTTAACAGTGCCCATCAGGGACAGCCGGGGGCAGTGCCCATCTCGCCGCATGTCAACGTTCCGATGGCCACCAATATGGAGTACCGAGCAGTGCCGCCTCCACTGCCACCCAGACGCAAGGAGCGCACTGAGAGCTGTGCGGACATGGCGCAAAAGCGTCAGGCGCCAGACGCACCCACA TTACCCCCGCGTGATGGCGAACTCAGTCCGCCGCCGATACCGCCACGGCTCAACCATTCCACGGGCATCAGCTACTTGCGACAAAGCCACGGCAAGAGCAAGGAGTTTGTGGGCAACAGCAGTCTGCTCCTGCCCAACACCAGCAGTATTATGATACGCCGCAACTCGGCGATCGAGAAGCGGGCAGCGGCAACTAGCCAGCCAAACCAGGCGGCGGCGGGACCCATCAGCACGACACTAGTGACCGTGTCGCAGGCAGTGGCGACGGACGAACCGCTGCCGCTACCGATCTCGCCAGCGGCAAGCTCCTCGACGACCACATCACCGCTGACACCCGCCATGTCGCCCATGTCTCCCAACATTCCCAGCCATCCGGTGGAGAGCACGTCGAGCAGCTATGCCCACCAACTGCGAatgcggcagcagcagcagcagcagacgcaTCCAGCGATCTACTCGCAGCACCATCAACATCATGCCACCCATCTGCCGCACCATCCGCACCAGCACCATTCGAATCCGACGCAGTCGCGCTCGTCCCCCAAGGAGTTCTTTCCGATTGCCACGAGCCTCGAGGGCACACCCAAACTTCCACCAAAACCTAGTCTAAGCGCTAACTTCTATAACAATCCAG ATAAAGGTACGATGTTTCTTTACCCAAGTACAAACGaagaataa